Proteins co-encoded in one Astyanax mexicanus isolate ESR-SI-001 chromosome 1, AstMex3_surface, whole genome shotgun sequence genomic window:
- the LOC125801746 gene encoding sialic acid-binding Ig-like lectin 15 translates to MDLRTFSISITLLLLQSTAPAAHDDGWSMTVPPEVLAREGYPVVLPCSFTHPHQTHHSSMQVVWRLGHGHTGTVLFRCSSLNGSQHCQPRPNQDQRYRLEGNHREHDLSLRINSAALQDSGRYYCRVELPGQLHGNYENKLGTRLRVEAPPRILSLTVEGAVDAGLKALCRVQGSPLPDVQWMGPDDYLEDDTGLPLSQEAPGQHRTTSQLLDVQPGGQYTCTASNHLGKDQAMVYILPSAPEKITSETHSTALPLMLGLALAAKVVLALGLGGWILNAFHSKQQTEGPDFTS, encoded by the exons ATGGACCTCAGGACCTTCAGCATCAGCATcaccctgctgctgctccagtcGACAG CTCCAGCAGCTCATGATGACGGCTGGTCGATGACAGTTCCTCCGGAGGTCCTGGCTCGGGAGGGGTACCCGGTGGTGCTGCCCTGCTCGTTTACTCACCCCCACCAGACCCACCACTCCTCCATGCAGGTGGTGTGGCGCCTGGGTCACGGGCACACCGGCACGGTGCtgttccgctgctccagcctgaACGGCAGCCAGCACTGCCAGCCACGCCCAAACCAGGACCAGCGCTACCGGCTGGAGGGGAACCACCGCGAGCACGACCTGTCGCTGCGCATCAACAGCGCTGCCCTGCAGGACAGCGGGCGCTACTACTGCCGGGTCGAGCTGCCGGGACAACTGCACGGCAACTACGAGAATAAACTGGGGACGAGGCTGAGAGTGGAAG CTCCTCCCCGTATCCTGAGCCTGACCGTAGAGGGCGCTGTGGACGCCGGTCTGAAAGCCCTGTGCCGGGTCCAGGGCTCCCCCCTGCCTGACGTCCAGTGGATGGGTCCGGATGATTATTTGGAGGATGATACTGGACTCCCGCTCTCTCAGGAAGCCCCCGGTCAGCACCGGACCACCAGCCAGCTCCTGGACGTCCAGCCGGGGGGGCAGTACACCTGTACCGCCTCAAACCACCTAGGAAAGGACCAAGCCATGGTGTACATTCTACCCAGCGCTCCAGAGAAGATCACCAGTGAGACCCACTCTACTGCCCTGCCACTCATGCTGgggttagcattagcggctaaagtGGTGCTAGCCTTGGGTTTGGGGGGCTGGATACTTAACGCTTTCCACTCAAAGCAGCAAACAGAGGGTCCAGACTTTACTTCCTAA